TCGCCGCCGTCTCGAAGACGACGTTGTCGAGCGCCATGTTGGTCGCGCAGAACGCGGGGTAGTTCGAGATGTACCCGCGGCCGCCGTGGTCGGCCGCCAGGTGGAACACCGTGTCGACGTCCCGGGTAGCTTCGTCGGCGAAGGTCACGTCCTTCAGGTTCCCCTCGAATATCTCGACGTCCTCCGCGACGGCCGAGAGGTTCTCGCGGCGCCCGCTGGAGAAGTCGTCGGCGACGCGGACGTCGGCGCCGGCCGCGACCAGGTCCTCGACCAGGTGCGAGCCGATGAACGACGCGCCGCCGGTGACGAGGACCCGCTCGTCGGACCACTCACCCATCGGTTTCACCCCCCGACTTCGAGCGGGAGTAATCCAGCGCGGTCAGCGACATGAACTTCAGGTGGCGCCACCCGTCCCGGAAGCTGTGGAGCGTCGCGTCGCCCTCCCGCTCGTGGTAGACGATGGGGACCTCCTCGATTCGGAGTCCCTTCGCCGCGGCCTCCATGATCATCTCGCTCGCGAACTCCATCCCGCCGCTCCGGAGGTCGAGTCGGTCGAGGGCGTCCCGCCGAATCGCACGGAACCCCGAGTGGGCGTCGGTGACGCCCGCGTCGAACAGCATGTTCAGAATCGCGGTCAGCAGCGGATTCCCCACGTACCGGTGGAGCGCCGGCATCGCGCCCGGTTTGATGTCGCCGGCGAAGCGACTGCCCAGGACGAGGTCGGCCTCGTCCAGTATCAGCGGCAGCAGTAGCTTCGGGAGGTCCTCGAAGTCGTAGGTCGTGTCGGCGTCCCCGATGACGATGTAGTCGCCACGGGCGTGCTCGAAGGCGTACTTGTACGCGTTGCCGTAGCCGTTGGCCGGCGGTTTGACGACGGTGGCGCCGTACTCCCGAGCGACGTCCGGCGTGCGGTCGGTCGAACTGTCGCTCACGATGACTTCGAGGTCCATCTCGATGACTTCGCCGGCACGGCGAATGCGGTCGAGGCACTCGGCGATGCCGTTCTCCTCGTTTCGTGTCGGCAGGACCACGCTCAGCGTCGGAGATGTGCGCTCTGTGCTTCCGGGCGTCCTCTCCTGCGCGGCATCGGGAACGACCTCCCTGACGACTCGCCGGAGCGGTCCCGAGCCGTCGCGGTGCTGGGGTTCGGATGCCATGTTACCTGGTCACCCCAGCAGACGGTTGGGTCGATACTGTCGGCGACCCGCAGCGGACGCACACGTACTGCGACTCGACCGTTTCGACCGCCGGCGCGTTACAGTCGATACACTTGACGGCGGCCGCCCGGACGTCCTTCGGGAAGCGGTCACGACCCATCCTGCCACCTCCGGGGGCGCGCTCCGCGGTACGTTCTATCGTTCGACTCGGTTCTCGACTGGCCAGTTCGGCTCGCGCCTTTTGACACCATCAATCCCACCTCCATACGTACACCAACACACGGACGATGAACCGG
This genomic window from Halorussus vallis contains:
- a CDS encoding glycosyltransferase family 2 protein, with the translated sequence MASEPQHRDGSGPLRRVVREVVPDAAQERTPGSTERTSPTLSVVLPTRNEENGIAECLDRIRRAGEVIEMDLEVIVSDSSTDRTPDVAREYGATVVKPPANGYGNAYKYAFEHARGDYIVIGDADTTYDFEDLPKLLLPLILDEADLVLGSRFAGDIKPGAMPALHRYVGNPLLTAILNMLFDAGVTDAHSGFRAIRRDALDRLDLRSGGMEFASEMIMEAAAKGLRIEEVPIVYHEREGDATLHSFRDGWRHLKFMSLTALDYSRSKSGGETDG